The following coding sequences lie in one Phaeodactylum tricornutum CCAP 1055/1 chromosome 12, whole genome shotgun sequence genomic window:
- a CDS encoding predicted protein produces the protein MTKIAEISDRAACAAWCPLQAHPNVVALGTKDSGGGGFDDTGGELEVYDLWSSNITSGADDNDKVGSTQPKLLGSIKTGARFASVAWTPYTRNGKYPMGLLAGGMVDGTIYNWDPSLVIAAFSQNQTAQAELAACLVHTVQAPPASSNSSFGAMQFNPLEPHQLAAGAANGHVSIIDISADKASVQEPTTVASQFQTSEIKAVAWNPQVSHIVASAAADGSVVVWDYKSRKAWCELRAAHAAAAVNDVCWNPSQGLHLLTCSGDDRDAVLKVWDLGASTSMPLTTLTGHAAGILSAGWCPHDETLLLTTAKDNRTLLWDLQTLRPVAELPNAAAEAELQQKQQQQTQQAHPTNVFAAAGAGSAGGMSDQRHMRYAVAWSPWKRGVVLTCSLDRKVEAHSVLTLATKSGRPPAWMRPASSVSCSFGGLVVSCGSQDKVVSLRTVCEQPEFAETSQRLETELKSQTIVDFCRFRHVTAARNKTEADMWGFMQVLFDANARQALLQHLGYDADSIASTVAARYPHVATTTEHGESSVNGSSNKSTTGLPKPPSMKTASSMLAKSTFDQAAEDSVKQALLVGNFEAAVDVCLATGNWADALVLASCGGPDLWQVVQTRFFASETAQRPYLNIVSAVIRSQLSDLATSPDIATKWSETLAIFSTYGASEEFPQLCVALGESLEEAGDPASATLCYMCALNLDHTVRFWKSQLAEASRQKGEGTSDVLALHEFVTKVSVFLEAVGPSAILSEDIATLFADYAEVLAQQGLLVTAAKYARKGTSIESQKLRDRLYRSRASASCYASLGTAPEFPYRMSAVEPSRGPTVVKNASYAQHQPDAIHLNKPQPKTTYEQRQQSSIYGRQHERRQTSSGAPVPAAVIELPSGWMELHDPNSRLPYYANQATGETTWDRPQAIPSTNSQTVPQQTYASVPASQEPVMDSSRHSTRSQTSVTSGVSTLRPKPSVVSKYGDGFVTSASHPELADQYGNIGTSNPYSGVNRPGTAAAVAATAQSAVAPISDTLNIETLEVSPEFAHIKDTLLACVNALKDYPLSPADKRQLAEAEKGVAILVKKIVRYDIDEETVSKVSFMIGALANGDYPAATATNTALVNSDWRDHKDWLKGMKSLLALASKKFARQ, from the exons ATGACGAAGATTGCGGAAATTTCCGATCGCGCGGCCTGTGCAGCGTGGTGCCCACTCCAAGCACATCCCAACGTTGTAGCTCTCGGAACCAAG GACTCTGGTGGAGGTGGTTTTGACGACACCGGCGGAGAATTGGAAGTTTACGACTTGTGGAGTAGCAACATCACTTCTGGTGctgacgacaacgacaaggtTGGCTCTACGCAACCCAAACTACTGGGATCCATCAAGACCGGAGCCCGATTTGCTAGCGTCGCATGGACACCGTACACACGCAATGGAAAGTACCCCATGGGATTGCTCGCGGGCGGGATGGTAGATGGAACGATTTACAATTGGGATCCTAGTCTAGTGATTGCCGCGTTTTCGCAAAACCAAACAGCGCAAGCTGAGTTAGCGGCGTGTTTGGTGCACACCGTCCAGGCTCCGCCGGCATCGTCCAACAGCTCGTTCGGAGCCATGCAATTCAATCCACTCGAGCCGCATCAGCTCGCAGCGGGAGCCGCTAATGGACACGTTTCCATTATCGATATTTCCGCCGATAAAGCGTCGGTGCAGGAACCCACCACCGTAGCCTCACAATTTCAAACCTCCGAGATTAAGGCCGTCGCCTGGAATCCTCAAGTATCCCATATTGTTGCGTCTGCCGCGGCCGATGGTTCCGTTGTCGTTTGGGACTATAAATCCCGCAAAGCTTGGTGCGAGTTACGGGCGGCACACGCTGCCGCGGCAGTCAATGACGTGTGCTGGAATCCGTCACAGGGACTGCATTTGCTCACCTGCAGCGGAGATGACCGGGATGCCGTGCTCAAAGTATGGGATTTAGGAGCCAGTACGTCCATGCCACTCACGACTTTGACGGGACACGCCGCTGGAATTTTGAGCGCGGGCTGGTGTCCTCACGACGAAACATTGTTGCTCACGACGGCCAAGGATAATCGTACGTTGTTGTGGGATTTGCAAACACTCCGACCCGTAGCGGAACTCCCGAATGCAGCGGCGGAAGCAGAATTGCAACAgaagcagcaacaacaaacacagCAAGCTCATCCCACAAACGTCTTTGCAGCCGCTGGTGCTGGTTCAGCCGGGGGTATGTCCGATCAACGACACATGCGTTACGCCGTCGCTTGGTCTCCGTGGAAACGTGGTGTTGTCCTGACGTGTAGCTTGGATCGTAAAGTCGAGGCGCATTCCGTTTTGACCCTGGCCACCAAGTCGGGACGACCGCCGGCCTGGATGCGACCAGCCTCGAGTGTATCATGCTCCTTTGGAGGTCTCGTCGTGTCCTGCGGAAGTCAGGATAAggttgtttcgttgcgaACCGTGTGTGAGCAACCCGAATTCGCGGAAACGTCACAACGACTAGAAACGGAACTCAAGTCCCAAACCATTGTGGACTTTTGTCGATTCCGTCATGTGACGGCAGCGAGAAACAAGACGGAAGCCGATATGTGGGGATTTATGCAAGTCCTCTTTGACGCCAACGCGCGTCAAGCTCTTTTGCAGCATTTAGGATACGATGCGGATAGTATTGCGTCCACGGTGGCGGCCCGGTACCCCCATGTAGCAACTACCACCGAGCACGGAGAGTCATCCGTTAATGGTAGTAGCAACAAGAGCACCACTGGGCTCCCCAAGCCGCCTTCCATGAAAACCGCGTCAAGCATGCTAGCAAAGTCTACCTTTGACCAGGCCGCCGAAGATTCCGTGAAGCAAGCCTTGCTTGTGGGGAACTTTGAGGCTGCCGTAGACGTTTGCTTGGCCACCGGAAATTGGGCTGACGCACTGGTCTTGGCCAGCTGCGGGGGTCCCGATCTCTGGCAGGTTGTACAAACGCGCTTCTTTGCTTCGGAAACTGCACAGCGTCCATATTTGAACATTGTCAGCGCCGTAATTCGTTCTCAACTCTCCGATCTCGCCACTAGTCCGGACATAGCCACAAAGTGGTCGGAAACGCTGGCCATTTTTTCGACCTACGGTGCGTCGGAGGAATTCCCACAGCTCTGCGTGGCGCTTGGTGaatctttggaagaagcgggCGACCCGGCCAGTGCTACACTCTGCTACATGTGTGCTCTGAATTTGGATCACACAGTGAGGTTCTGGAAGTCACAATTGGCGGAAGCTAGTCGCCAGAAAGGTGAGGGAACGAGTGATGTCTTGGCACTGCACGAATTTGTGACGAAAGTGtccgtctttttggaagcggtAGGGCCGTCCGCGATTCTGTCGGAGGATATTGCAACTTTGTTTGCCGATTATGCCGAGGTGTTGGCacaacaaggtcttttgGTTACGGCGGCCAAATATGCCAGAAAGGGGACTTCGATCGAAAGCCAGAAGCTGCGCGATCGTCTCTACAGGAGCCGCGCAAGTGCTTCTTGTTACGCGTCCTTAGGTACTGCACCAGAATTTCCCTACCGCATGTCAGCTGTGGAACCCAGTCGAGGACCGACGGTTGTCAAGAATGCGTCTTATGCGCAGCACCAACCGGATGCAATTCATCTGAATAAGCCGCAACCGAAAACCACCTACGAACAGCGTCAGCAGTCCTCGATATACGGACGGCAACATGAACGACGACAGACGTCATCTGGAGCACCAGTCCCAGCTGCAGTCATCGAGCTTCCTAGTGGATGGATGGAGCTTCATGACCCTAACAGTAGACTCCCATACTACGCAAACCAGGCCACAGGGGAAACTACGTGGGATCGTCCACAAGCAATCCCGTCAACAAATTCTCAGACAGTGCCGCAGCAGACGTACGCTAGTGTACCAGCTAGTCAAGAGCCGGTGATGGATTCGTCTCGACACTCAACGCGTTCTCAGACCTCGGTCACTTCTGGCGTTTCAACGCTGAGACCCAAGCCTAGTGTTGTCTCCAAATACGGCGACGGTTTTGTGACGTCCGCGTCGCATCCAGAACTTGCCGATCAATACGGCAACATTGGCACCAGCAATCCCTATAGCGGTGTAAATCGACCCGGTACAGCCGCAGCTGTGGCCGCGACAGCCCAGTCCGCTGTAGCTCCAATATCAGACACCCTCAACATTGAAACCCTGGAGGTCTCACCCGAGTTTGCTCACATCAAGGACACGCTGCTGGCGTGTGTCAATGCCTTGAAAGACTATCCGTTATCTCCCGCTGACAAGCGACAGTTGGCGGAAGCCGAAAAGGGAGTTGCTATCCTCGTCAAAAAAATTGTCCGCTATGATATCGACGAAGAGACAGTCTCAAAGGTCTCATTTATGATCGGCGCTCTGGCCAACGGTGACTACCCCGCAGCGACGGCGACCAATACCGCACTAGTTAATAGCGATTGGCGCGACCACAAGGACTGGCTTAAAGGGATGAAATCGTTGCTAGCGTTAGCGTCGAAGAAGTTTGCTCGTCAGTAG
- a CDS encoding predicted protein, with product MPKKESRGDWVAVAPQFSGASSAVTTQQEIRKPQSAYQYFQKSVADEIKATFAGRKFDIAEFGRSVRSRWEALSEDARAPYEQQAREDGFRYAQESHQADVATIERREQLQREHNRLLLDTDGGDQRVTRKGLAKKERRRLKKKNKKTRPSDGQDFVEDDEDNESNADSWEDELSDSEDEDNVESKKKAQSVPRVFTEKQREYREQKQQEKAQKEAYIVARQQDLRHEKASQAKKRLDFLLQQSNIFQHFGLVKEDSARYGTRVTMTTTDAENTQRESASTRHGQDHMDPDVDDAAALEEADEHAATYLRTQPSTLAFGKMRPYQLEGLNWMIRLQENGVNGILADEMGLGKTLQSISILVYMLEFQNVSGPHLILVPKSTLSNWMNEIARWAPTLKAIRFHGDKVTREEIIRSKLEPAMRDEDREWNVVVTTYEICNIEKNTLNKFAWSYLIIDEAHRLKNEASAFSKTVRLFETRYRVLLTGTPLQNSLHELWALLNFLVPDVFESAEQFDEWFNLDIEDNDEKNKLISQLHKILRPFMLRRLKADVEKSLPPKHETILFTGMSAMQKKLYRDILIRDIDAVQGTSGSRTAILNIVMQLRKCAGHPYLFPGTEDRSLPPLGEHLVENCGKMVVLDKLLKRLHERGHRVLLFTQMTRVLDIMEDYLVMRRFPYCRIDGNTSYEQREEYIDAYNAPNSEKFIFLLSTRAGGLGINLQTADVVILYDSDWNPQADLQAQDRAHRIGQKRAVQVFRLVTEHTVEEKIVERAQQKLKLDAMVVQQGRLKDKDKLSHEELLAAVRFGADKIFKSKDSSITDDDIDLVLDQGKQKTQELNDKLKAADKGDLLDFKLDGSSVQTFEGVDYSTSALAQAKSQAEMLGIFDLGKRERKEANYNENSLYQRQIAALQGVKEIKKKKDIRLPKHLRLPRMEEWQMYDREKLQEIQEEEESAFKALPEELQKLATMKRVEQVEEAEIEPEPQLPFELPPLLTEERQAEKERLLAEGFSDWNRFHYQAFWRASARHGRRQVEKIALEVGKDDQQVARFLSSFWGEVGKNRIAEHEYERVVKFVERGEKKIGEIKGLERGTRILVGIFDNPWEELEFTHINCKDKLFTIEEDRHLLCWTRKYGYGHWQAIKNAVRRNPNFRFDYFLRSLPVELLGKRCEQLMKAAEKEVEQIESHLREALGLPTEAIEGQEPTPIEIPKFHELQRQMNEARKAKAAIERKQLECKVYQLEEEMRVVQDRLNALNRGVNAAPMVREVSAQSEKENDTRTVPSSSDSLDQGSSGDKQEDGAVAPDGSFLAFPVYDGSELPDEWKKPFTHFCIQTRREIKSTLSPSEKKNKKRVNELLKERWIHLSEDNKAIWREWCEWDKKRYAYHLEIYRARRGESADLEVSNKFEEDGVQSVHVPKKRKSTIGGAIPKKIKKDT from the exons ATGCCGAAGAAAGAAAGCCGCGGTGATTGGGTCGCCGTCGCTCCACAGTTTTCCGGCGCGTCGTCTGCCGTTACCACGCAACAGGAGATCCGGAAACCCCAATCGGCCTACCAGTACTTCCAAAAATCCGTAGCGGACGAGATCAAAGCCACTTTTGCCGGTCGCAAGTTTGACATTGCCGAATTTGGACGCTCCGTGCGTTCTCGCTGGGAAGCACTGTCGGAGGATGCGAGAGCGCCCTATGAACAACAGGCTCGAGAAGACGGCTTCCGCTACGCGCAAGAATCACACCAAGCCGACGTCGCGACTATCGAACGTCGAGAACAGCTGCAACGAGAACATAACCGTCTGTTGTTGGATACGGATGGTGGGGACCAGCGGGTCACACGCAAAGGATTGGCCAAGAAGGAACGACGGCgtttgaagaagaaaaacaagaaaacgcGACCATCGGACGGTCAGGACTTTGTcgaagatgatgaggatAACGAATCCAACGCGGACTCATGGGAGGACGAATTGTCGGATAGTGAAGACGAGGACAACGTCGAATCTAAGAAAAAGGCGCAAAGTGTGCCTCGTGTCTTTACTGAAAAGCAGCGGGAATACCGGGAACAGAAACAACAGGAAAAGGCACAGAAGGAAGCCTACATTGTTGCTCGTCAACAGGACTTGCGACACGAGAAAGCTTCCCAGGCCAAAAAACGGCTCGACTTTTTGCTCCAACAGAGCAATATCTTTCAGCACTTTGGTCTCGTGAAGGAAGACTCCGCCCGATACGGAACCCGTGtaacaatgacgacgactgATGCGGAAAATACGCAACGGGAATCGGCATCTACACGTCACGGACAAGACCACATGGACCCGGACGTGGACGATGCGGCAGCCCTCGAAGAAGCGGATGAACACGCAGCAACCTACTTGCGAACTCAGCCGAGCACACTGGCTTTTGGGAAAATGCGTCCTTATCAATTAGAAGGTTTAAATTGGATGATTCGCCTGCAGGAAAATGGAGTGAACGGAATTCTAGCGGACGAAATGGGCCTAGGTAAAACTCTTCAGAGTATTTCCATCCTTGTGTACATGTTGGAGTTTCAGAACGTGAGCGGGCCACATTTGATTCTGGTACCAAAGAGTACCCTAAGTAACTGGATGAACGAGATCGCCCGGTGGGCACCGACACTCAAAGCTATACGCTTTCATGGTGACAAGGTGACTCGCGAAGAAATCATTCGAAGTAAGCTCGAACCGGCTATGCGTGATGAGGATCGTGAATGGAATGTCGTTGTGACGACGTACGAGATTTGCAATATTGAAAAGAATACTCTGAACAAATTTGCATGGAGCTATCTGATTATTGACGAGGCACACCGTCTTAAAAACGAGGCATCGGCCTTTTCGAAAACAGTCCGACTGTTCGAGACGCGCTACCGTGTCTTATTGACCGGAACTCCTTTACAGAACTCGTTGCATGAGTTGTGGGCACTACTCAATTTTCTGGTGCCCGATGTTTTTGAAAGTGCCGAGCAGTTCGATGAATGGTTCAACCTTGACATTGAAGACAACGATGAAAAGAATAAGCTTATCTCACAGTTACACAAAATTTTGCGGCCTTTCATGCTGCGGCGTCTCAAGGCGGATGTTGAAAAGAGCCTACCACCTAAGCACGAAACGATTCTCTTCACCGGAATGAGTGCCATGCAGAAGAAATTATACCGCGACATTCTTATTCGCGATATTGATGCCGTCCAGGGGACCTCAGGGAGCCGGACAGCGATACTTAATATCGTTATGCAACTACGCAAGTGTGCCGGACATCCGTATTTGTTCCCAGGTACAGAAGATAGGTCTTTACCTCCCTTGGGTGAACATTTGGTGGAAAACTGCGGAAAGATGGTTGTGCTGGACAAGCTCTTGAAGCGCTTACACGAACGAGGACATCGTGTATTGCTATTTACCCAGATGACTCGAGTTTTGGACATTATGGAGGACTACCTCGTCATGCGTCGCTTTCCCTACTGTCGTATCGATGGTAATACCAGCTACGAGCAGCGTGAAGAGTATATCGATGCGTACAATGCGCCAAACTCGGAAAAATTTATTTTCTTGCTTTCAACGCGTGCAGGAGGGTTAGGTATCAATTTACAGACGGCCGACGTAGTCATTTTGTACGATTCAGACTGGAACCCTCAGGCAGATCTACAAGCCCAGGATCGAGCACATCGTATCGGTCAGAAACGCGCTGTCCAGGTCTTTCGTCTTGTTACAGAGCACACTGTGGAAGAGAAGATTGTGGAGCGCGCACAGCAGAAGCTCAAGCTTGATGCTATGGTCGTCCAGCAGGGGCGTCTGAAAGACAAGGACAAGCTTTCTCATGAAGAGCTGCTGGCAGCTGTTCGATTTGGAGCGGACAAAattttcaaaagcaaagatTCCTCGATTACAGATGATGACATTGATCTTGTTCTGGACCAAG GGAAACAAAAGACCCAGGAATTAAACGACAAGCTAAAGGCTGCAGACAAGGGAGATCTTTTGGATTTCAAACTCGACGGTTCATCGGTTCAGACGTTTGAAGGTGTTGACTACTCAACAAGTGCCTTGGCCCAGGCTAAGTCGCAGGCTGAGATGCTGGGCATCTTTGACTTGGGAAAACGTGAAAGGAAAGAGGCAAACTACAACGAGAACTCATTATACCAACGACAGATTGCCGCGCTCCAAGGTGTCAAGGAAAttaagaaaaagaaagacatCCGCCTGCCGAAGCACTTGCGACTACCTCGAATGGAAGAGTGGCAAATGTATGATCGAGAGAAGCTCCAAGAGATtcaggaagaggaagaaagtGCATTCAAAGCTTTGCCTGAGGAGCTACAGAAATTAGCGACGATGAAGCGGGTTGAGCAAGTTGAAGAAGCTGAAATAGAACCAGAGCCACAACTACCGTTTGAGTTGCCACCACTTTTGACCGAAGAACGACAAGCAGAGAAAGAGCGCTTGCTAGCTGAAGGTTTCTCGGACTGGAATCGTTTCCACTACCAAGCTTTCTGGAGGGCAAGCGCCCGTCATGGCCGCAGGCAAGTAGAAAAGATCGCACTAGAGGTTGGTAAAGACGACCAGCAAGTAGCCCGATTCCTATCATCGTTTTGGGGGGAGGTTGGCAAAAACAGAATCGCCGAGCATGAGTACGAACGAGTTGTTAAATTTGTCGAGCGAGGAGAGAAAAAAATTGGAGAGATCAAAGGCCTAGAACGAGGAACACGGATTCTCGTCGGCATCTTTGACAACCCTTGGGAAGAACTCGAGTTTACGCACATAAATTGCAAGGACAAGCTCTTCACCATTGAGGAAGACAGACACTTGTTGTGCTGGACTAGGAAG TATGGATATGGTCACTGGCAAGCTATAAAGAACGCGGTTCGTCGGAATCCCAACTTCCGATTTGATTATTTTTTGCGGAGTCTCCCGGTCGAGCTTCTTGGAAAGAGATGCGAGCAGCTGATGAAAGCAGCCGAAAAGGAAGTTGAGCAAATCGAGAGTCATCTTCGCGAAGCCTTAGGGCTACCAACAGAAGCAATAGAGGGACAGGAACCTACTCCCATCGAAATTCCCAAATTCCATGAGCTCCAACGACAAATGAACGAAGCCAGAAAAGCTAAGGCAGCTATTGAGAGGAAGCAACTCGAATGTAAAGTCTACCAACTGGAAGAGGAAATGCGCGTCGTTCAAGATCGTCTCAATGCTCTCAACAGAGGGGTGAACGCGGCTCCTATGGTAAGGGAGGTTTCCGCACAatccgaaaaagaaaatgatACCAGAACTGTACCTAGTTCATCGGATTCCTTGGATCAAGGAAGCTCGGGTGATAAGCAAGAGGATGGGGCAGTTGCTCCAGATGGatcttttcttgcttttcctgtCTATGACGGTAGCGAGCTACCggacgaatggaagaaaCCATTTACACACTTTTGCATCCAGACCCGACGAGAAATAAAATCGACACTGAGTCCCTCTGAAAAAAAGAACAAA aaacgtgTGAATGAACTTCTAAAAGAGCGCTGGATCCATCTCTCAGAAGACAACAAGGCTATCTGGAGAGAGTGGTGTGAGTGGGATAAGAAACGATATGCCTACCATCTGGAAATATATCGAGCTCGCCGGGGCGAGAGCGCTGATCTGGAAGTATCTAACAAattcgaagaagatggcgTTCAAAGCGTTCATGTCcccaagaaaagaaaatctACCATAGGCGGCgcaattccaaaaaagatAAAAAAGGATACGTGA